The Epinephelus lanceolatus isolate andai-2023 chromosome 21, ASM4190304v1, whole genome shotgun sequence genome has a segment encoding these proteins:
- the cox19 gene encoding cytochrome c oxidase assembly protein COX19, with the protein MSTAMNFGSKSFKPRAPDKGSFPLDHFGECKAFKDIFMKCLRENSFDNSKCRLQSKEYLECRMDNQLMAREPLEKLGFKDLMDPPPSQADRDTKP; encoded by the exons atgtctaCCGCCATGAATTTCGGGTCGAAGAGTTTTAAACCTCGGGCTCCTGACAAAGGCTCGTTCCCTCTGGACCATTTTG GAGAGTGTAAAGCCTTCAAGGATATATTTATGAAATGTCTGAGAGAAAACAGCTTTGACAACTCCAAGTGCCGACTGCAGTCCAAAGAGTACCTGGAATGCCGCATGGACAA TCAGCTGATGGCCAGAGAGCCTCTGGAGAAACTGGGATTCAAGGACCTGATGGATCCTCCTCCGAGTCAAGCAGACAGAGACACTAAACCCTGA